In Palaeococcus ferrophilus DSM 13482, the genomic window CCGTCAGTTATTCTCGACTACTTCAGCGACGACGTCAAGGTATACACCTGGTACCCGGCCTTCAAGGGCGACCTCAACGAGGTTCTCGAGAGGCTCAAGAAGGAAGGCCTTGAGGTCATCGAGGACCCTGAGGCCGAGGAGAAGGCCGAGAGGGGCGAGATAGCCTTTGCCCTTGTCGGCGAGAAGAGCTTCGCCATACCCGGTTCCCTTGAGGAACAGAAGAAGGTCAGCAAGGTTCTCGACGAGATGAGCGTTGAGGGCAAGATAGAGCTCATCTACTACGGCCTCAAGGAGGACGCCAGGGAGGACATGGGCAAGGGTGAGATTAACTACGTCTTCATCAGGAAGGCCCCGAGCAAGGAGGAAGTTATGGAGCTCGTGAAGAGGGGAGAGGTTTACTCCCCGAAGACCACCAGGCACGTCCTTCCCTTCAACCCGGACAAGATCGATGTGAAGCTCGAGGAGCTCTTCTGAAGGCCCCGCGCCTTCTCTTTCTTCCACACCCGATGCCCTTTTATTCTCTCCCGCCAATCTTCCCAAGGTGGTGGAGATGCTCTTCAAGAAGAGGGGGACGTTTACGGTCGAAGATGCCCAGAGGGTAATAGAACTCGCCAGCGAAGAGAACGAGCGCGAAATCATCGTGATGTGCGAGGTTATAGAGGAGGAGGCGCGCAGAAGACTATGGGACTACGCCAGGGGAGTCGAGCTGATGGCCGACCTCACGGGGGAGAAGAGGAAGGTGAGGGTGGAGATACTTGAGGGCTACGTGAGCGACCACGTGAGGGGAGTTGAGCTGTGAGGACGTTCATAATCAAGGCCAATGAGGCACACACGAAGGCCGATTTCAGCCTCTCCGACCTTCCCGGAACGAGCGGCAGGATAGACCTGTTATGTCGCGCGCTCAACGCTGCCTTCATGCTCTCCCACGGCTTCAGGAAGAGCGTGAGGGTGTGGCTCAACCTCAACGGCCCGCCTAACCCTCCAAAGACCATCCGCTTCGAGGGGCCGCGCCTCAAAGTACGCCTCAACCCGGACGAGAGGAGCACGGCAAAGCTCATAGCGAAGGCACTGAAGGGGGGCGAAGGCCTCAGGGAGCCGGTCAAAGAGGTCGAAGTACTCCCCGGCCTCTACGTGAGCAACATGACGTTCGAGGACGTGGTTAGGAGAACACTGAAGGAGGCGAGGCTCTTCCACCTCCACGAGAACGGGAGGGATATCTCGGATGTAAGCTTTGGGGGAAACGTCGCCTTCGTCCTCGGAGACCACATAGGGCTCAGCGAAGAGAACGAGCGGTTTTTGGACGGCATCTCAGAGCGCATA contains:
- the trmY gene encoding tRNA (pseudouridine(54)-N(1))-methyltransferase TrmY, giving the protein MRTFIIKANEAHTKADFSLSDLPGTSGRIDLLCRALNAAFMLSHGFRKSVRVWLNLNGPPNPPKTIRFEGPRLKVRLNPDERSTAKLIAKALKGGEGLREPVKEVEVLPGLYVSNMTFEDVVRRTLKEARLFHLHENGRDISDVSFGGNVAFVLGDHIGLSEENERFLDGISERISVGPKVYLTSHVISYVNITLDRLRLG
- the serK gene encoding L-serine kinase SerK, which produces MGVEKVPKYDIPTKKVDYVFIELDKMKPHEQLVQKELEAFIESVTGSGIFWKPMLLAKVPGEDMYLIVDGHHRWAGLQKLGAKKAPSVILDYFSDDVKVYTWYPAFKGDLNEVLERLKKEGLEVIEDPEAEEKAERGEIAFALVGEKSFAIPGSLEEQKKVSKVLDEMSVEGKIELIYYGLKEDAREDMGKGEINYVFIRKAPSKEEVMELVKRGEVYSPKTTRHVLPFNPDKIDVKLEELF